The Neodiprion virginianus isolate iyNeoVirg1 chromosome 5, iyNeoVirg1.1, whole genome shotgun sequence genome contains a region encoding:
- the LOC124305287 gene encoding laminin subunit beta-1-like, protein MVAVMAAPAAAQRPYGRIRGPQRRYPVKNLRPCDEGPCYPATGNLLIGRENRLTASSTCGLKGPERFCIVSHLKERKKCFYCNAAIRKQQHNVENITYTHSPRTLGDSWWQSENGVENVTLQLDLEAEFHFTHIIIRFQTFRPGAMLIERSSDYGKTWRVYKYFAHNCEQTFPHVPTHVPQKLNDVVCDSRYSTVDPSTDGEIIFRVLLPNVQIDNPYSQEVQNLLKMTNLRINFTRLLTLGDDLLDNRAEIKEKYYYAIKDMAVRGSCSCYGHASRCLPLPGIPNRQDMVHGRCECTHNTKGLNCEMCEDFYNDLPWKPAAGKQTHACKKCNCNNHATSCHFDRATYDRTGRVSGGVCDDCQHNTQGQNCEICKPFYYHDFTRDISDPDACQPCDCDQLGSLDDGICDPLTDMLTGQESGRCHCKLNVEGRRCDRCKAGFWNFSSENPEGCQACSCHALGTVDLHGCDVSSGKCTCKPYVIGRDCDQCYPEFWGLSDDREGCKPCDCDLGGAYDNLCDVVTGQCSCRAHIDGRTCNEPEQNHYTVALDYLVYEGERSKTNKSQIVIREPYRDGRTNTWTGPGFIRAFEGSTLEFTIDDVVKSMEYDIVLRYESEVPGILEEAQIFVEREEDVDPEGACANWEPEDDELYIRLPVNSRSAVAVPSVCLEKGKKYIVVLQFKNSYDRAGGPTASILIDSIVLMPKVEGIPFFAGSPPSEMRRQDFERRHCDDIFYNVIPSGETNEVDICAQYRKSIGYFIFDGAPSCECNPTGSNSLLCDQYGGSCPCKPNIVGRRCDRCAPGTYGFGPAGCVPCDCDSVGAEDNFCDFETGRCKCRPNTYGRTCGECDPGFWNFPHCERCKCNGHAQTCDSVTGACHDCQDFTTGHQCDRCAVKYYGDPQIGVDIPCRPCPCPGTWDSGHSFADRCSLDPVTLDVVCECYEGYAGARCDICAENYFGSPDVQTGRCVPCDCNNNTDLSQPGNCNPHTGRCLQCLYDTDGPNCQICKPNFYGDALKQDCKECGCNVLGTNFRDGHCNHRDGQCPCLPKVTGQYCDTCVENHWRIASGEGCDPCDCDVIGSVSEKCNEYDGTCQCRPGFGGRQCNQCETNHWGNPNIECLPCECNLIGSSTQQCDRETGACICLAGIGGVKCDHCDRGYLGVAPSCIPCGECFKNWDLTLSGLSNRTYDVIDAASKIQKIGTAGIYSQEFDNMDEVLMGVRELVNKTSVTAEDLLELVDFANNLNNTVSFSNAILDEVDNYIGSISQRVSLGEVALQNMKNRTVSLIEAAAELKENATVLQEADVYGALNLTHQMAKQSDQAEALASSSTTALADADRYQKNTENLLAKRSESFTDKLNENDNSLKRLKGELDEFNQLIPDLNLAMCGASVDECDELCGGAGCGFCGGLSCDDGAVTEAERALDLAKQRAAGIKKHKDESEQLLRNMTQMKDDAVAAKHLAQLGLNAAFETYNFSSNFTKNLENLHSRISNSLNEERPTPAMVKDLAEKVLEKNIKLNPDEIKDLADSIRSIVGSLTDSEKILEDAAEDLELAEILRDEAVRAKDSAVAQSTRAGNIVVFLTEAEIAAEDAQLAIDEIERHISLSHNDLTDILIEIDAVAEKADNTTAKIDDLDRRLTELQTQIVKNDFILTQEIGSEIGDVTVEAENTRMKTKKLVQEFEVANQAVRLKAEKSEGKISRSKLLLQRASELAADTTTKFKDINGMEGSYAENEKTLADLMSEVESLTRQMEKHLNHIQHKSQTYAQCST, encoded by the exons ATGGTCGCAGTGATGGCAG CTCCTGCTGCTGCTCAGCGTCCCTATGGCAGAATCCGAGGACCGCAGAGAA GGTACCCAGTAAAGAATCTACGCCCTTGCGACGAAGGACCATGCTATCCGGCGACTGGAAATTTACTAATTGGTCGAGAGAACAGACTGACAGCATCGTCGACCTGTGGATTAAAAGGACCGGAAAGATTCTGCATAGTGTCCCATctgaaagagaggaaaaagtgTTTCTATTGTAACGCCGCGATTCGGAAGCAACAACACAACGTGGAGAACATCACATACACTCATAGCCCTCG AACCCTTGGTGACTCTTGGTGGCAATCGGAGAATGGAGTTGAAAATGTCACTTTACAATTGGATTTGGAGGCAGAATTTCACTTTACGCATATTATAATAAGGTTTCAGACCTTTAGACCGGGGGCCATGTTGATCGAGCGATCATCAGATTACGGCAAAACGTGGCGTGTTTACAAATACTTCGCCCATAATTGCGAGCAGACATTTCCTCATGTACCAACTCACGTGCCCCAAAAATTAAACGACGTTGTCTGTGACTCGCGTTACTCAACCGTCGATCCGTCGACTGACGGCGAAATAATCTTCAGGGTATTGTTGCCCAATGTGCAGATCGACAATCCCTATTCTCAGGAAGTGCAAAATCTTCTGAAAATGACCAATCTGAGAATTAACTTCACGAGGCTTCTCACTCTCGGTGACGACTTGTTGGACAATCGGGCTGAGATCAAAGAAAAGTATTACTACGCTATAAAAGACATGGCTGTTCGAGGATCCTGCTCGTGCTATGGACACGCCTCGAGGTGCTTGCCTCTGCCTGGTATACCTAACCGCCAGGACATGGTTCACGGACGCTGTGAATGCACGCACAACACTAAGGGACTGAACTGTGAAATGTGCGAAGACTTTTATAACGACCTACCTTGGAAACCGGCAGCTGGAAAACAGACCCATGCCTGTAAGAAGTGTAACTGTAACAATCACGCCACCAGTTGTCACTTCGACCGAGCCACCTACGACAGAACTGGCAGAGTTTCCGGCGGTGTCTGTGACGATTGTCAGCATAACACGCAGGGACAGAACTGCGAGATTTGCAAACCGTTTTACTACCATGACTTCACCAGAGATATCAGTGACCCTGATGCCTGCCAAC CTTGCGATTGTGACCAACTTGGTTCGTTGGACGACGGCATTTGCGACCCTCTGACCGATATGTTGACTGGTCAGGAATCAGGCCGCTGCCATTGCAAGCTGAACGTGGAAGGGCGTCGCTGTGACCGCTGTAAAGCTGGATTTTGGAACTTCAGTTCAGAGAATCCAGAAGGCTGTCAAG CCTGCTCTTGTCATGCACTCGGCACGGTTGATTTACATGGGTGTGACGTGTCCTCTGGAAAATGCACTTGCAAGCCATACGTAATTGGTCGCGATTGTGATCAGTGCTACCCAGAGTTTTGGGGCCTCTCCGATGACCGAGAAGGCTGCAAGCCGTGCGACTGTGATCTTGGAGGTGCTTATGATAACTTATGTGACGTAGTAACTGGCCAGTGCAGCTGTAGGGCACATATCGACGGCAGAACTTGCAATGAACCGGAGCAGAACCATTACACAGTTGCTCTAGATTATCTGGTTTACGAAGGAGAACGAAGCAAAACCAAT AAAAGCCAAATCGTGATCCGAGAACCATATCGTGATGGTAGAACCAATACCTGGACCGGACCAGGTTTCATAAGAGCCTTTGAAGGTTCGACGTTGGAGTTCACGATCGACGATGTAGTGAAGTCCATGGAATATGACATAGTCTTACGTTATGAGTCCGAGGTCCCGGGTATTTTAGAAGAAGCTCAGATATTTGTCGAACGAGAGGAAGACGTGGACCCTGAAGGGGCATGTGCTAATTGGGAACCGGAAGATGACGAACTGTATATTCGGCTTCCGGTGAACTCGCGGAGCGCCGTTGCGGTACCGTCAGTGTGTCTtgagaaagggaaaaaatacattgtaGTCCTCCAGTTCAAGAATTCGTATGACCGTGCAGGCGGCCCCACAGCTTCAATACTGATTGACTCT ATCGTCCTGATGCCCAAAGTGGAAGGTATCCCGTTCTTCGCGGGTTCTCCACCCAGCGAAATGCGGAGACAAGACTTCGAAAGGCGACATTGCGACGACATATTTTACAATGTTATCCCATCCGGGGAAACTAACGAGGTTGACATTTGTGCGCAGTACCGCAAAAGCATCGGTTATTTTATCTTCGATGGAGCACCCT CCTGCGAGTGTAATCCAACGGGATCCAACAGTCTGCTGTGTGACCAATACGGAGGCTCGTGTCCGTGCAAGCCAAACATTGTTGGTCGACGTTGCGATCGTTGTGCTCCTGGGACATATGGGTTTGGTCCAGCTGGTTGCGTGCCATGCGACTGTGACAGCGTCGGCGCTGAGGATAATTTCTGCGATTTTGAGACAGGGAGGTGCAAGTGTAGGCCAAACACGTACGGAAGAACATGCGGCGAGTGTGATCCTGGCTTTTGGAACTTCCCACACTGCGAGCGGTGCAAGTGCAACGGTCACGCCCAGACCTGCGATTCGGTGACGGGGGCTTGTCACGACTGCCAGGACTTCACAACTGGTCACCAGTGCGATAGATGTGCCGTAAAGTATTACGGAGACCCTCAAATCGGGGTTGACATTCCATGCAGGCCTTGTCCTTGTCCGGGAACTTGGGACTCCGGCCATTCGTTCGCTGACAGGTGTTCTCTAGACCCCGTCACGTTAGACGTGGTGTGCGAATGTTACGAAGGATACGCCGGAGCCAGGTGTGACATTTGCGCTGAAAACTACTTTGGTAGTCCCGATGTGCAAACGGGAAGATGCGTGCCCTGTGACTGCAACAACAACACCGATCTGTCGCAACCAGGGAATTGCAACCCGCACACTGGACGCTGTCTCCAATGTTTGTACGACACTGACGGACCAAATTGTCAAATCTGTAAGCCCAACTTTTACGGTGACGCGCTGAAACAGGATTGCAAGGAGTGCGGATGCAACGTCCTCGGCACCAACTTCCGCGACGGTCACTGCAATCATCGTGATGGACAGTGTCCATGTCTGCCGAAGGTCACTGGTCAGTACTGTGATACCTGCGTAGAAAACCACTGGAGAATTGCCAGCGGAGAAGGCTGCGATCCGTGCGATTGCGACGTGATTGGAAGCGTGTCAGAAAAATGTAACGAGTATGACGGTACCTGCCAATGTCGCCCTGGCTTTGGAGGAAGGCAGTGTAACCAGTGCGAAACGAATCACTGGGGCAATCCCAACATCGAGTGTTTGCCGTGCGAGTGTAACCTCATCGGATCATCCACTCAACAGTGTGACAGGGAAACTGGGGCCTGCATATGTCTGGCTGGAATTGGAGGCGTCAAGTGCGACCACTGCGACCGTGGGTACCTTGGAGTTGCTCCGAGCTGCATTCCGTGTGGCGAATGTTTTAAAAACTGGGATCTGACGCTGAGTGGTTTGAGCAACAGAACATACGATGTCATAGACGCAGCATCGAAAATTCAGAAGATTGGAACAGCCGGAATTTACAGTCAGGAATTTGATAATATGGACGAAGTACTGATGGGGGTTCGAGAGCTCGTCAACAAGACGAGCGTCACGGCCGAGGACCTTCTCGAGCTCGTTGATTTTGCCAATAATCTCAACAACACAGTTTCCTTCTCGAACGCCATTCTCGACGAAGTCGACAACTACATTGGATCCATCAGTCAGCGGGTCAGTCTCGGTGAAGTGGCTCTTCAGAACATGAAGAACCGAACGGTTAGCTTGATCGAAGCCGCTGCTGAGCTCAAAGAGAACGCTACAGTCTTGCAGGAGGCCGATGTCTACGGTGCTCTGAACCTAACTCACCAAATGGCGAAGCAATCGGACCAGGCAGAAGCGCTGGCCAGTAGTTCAACGACCGCTTTAGCGGACGCTGACAGATATCAGAAGAACACTGAAAACTTGCTTGCCAAGCGGTCAGAGTCTTTCACTGACAAGCTCAATGAGAACGATAATTCCCTGAAGAGACTCAAAGGTGAACTCGACGAATTCAACCAGCTGATTCCCGACCTCAATCTCGCCATGTGTGGAGCTAGTGTCGACGAATGCGACGAACTATGCGGGGGTGCTGGCTGCGGTTTTTGTGGTGGTCTTTCTTGCGATGACGGTGCAGTTACGGAGGCAGAAAGGGCCTTGGATCTTGCCAAGCAGCGAGCTGCCGGGATAAAGAAACACAAAGACGAAAGCGAACAGTTGCTTAGAAAC ATGACGCAAATGAAAGATGATGCTGTAGCCGCGAAACATCTCGCTCAACTCGGCCTGAATGCTGCATTCGAGACTTACAACTTCTCGAGTAACTTCACgaaaaatctggaaaaccTCCACAGCAGAATATCTAATAGCCTGAACGAAGAACGACCGACTCCAGCGATGGTGAAAGACTTGGCTGAAAAGGTGCTGGAGAAAAACATAAAGTTGAACCCAGACGAGATCAAGGACCTGGCTGACAGCATAAGAAGCATCGTCGGTTCGCTGACGGATTCTGAGAAGATCCTCGAGGATGCTGCGGAAGATTTGGAGCTAGCTGAAATCCTGCGAGACGAGGCAGTGAGGGCTAAGGATTCGGCTGTCGCGCAGAGTACGCGGGCTGGAAACATAGTCGTGTTTTTAACAGAGGCGGAAATCGCTGCGGAAGACGCACAGTTGGCCATAGACGAGATTGAGCGACACATATCCCTGTCCCATAATGATTTGACCGATATACTGATCGAGATTGATGCGGTTGCGGAAAAGGCTGACAACACTACTGCAAAAATTGACGATTTGGACAGGCGTTTGACCGAGCTTCAGACTCAGATCGTAAAAAATGACTTTATATTGACGCAAGAAATCGGTTCAGAGATCGGCGACGTCACGGTTGAGGCTGAGAACACGAGAATGAAGACTAAAAAATTGGTTCAAGAATTCGAAGTGGCGAATCAGGCGGTGAGGCTCAAGGCCGAAAAGAGTGAGGGAAAAATTTCTAGGTCGAAACTACTTCTGCAACGGGCTTCCGAGCTCGCTGCTGACACGACCACCAAATTTAAGGACATTAATGGAATGGAAGGATCCTACGCAGAGAACGAGAAAACCCTGGCTGACCTCATGTCCGAGGTCGAGTCCCTCACGCGTCAAATGGAAAAACACTTGAACCACATTCAGCACAAGTCACAGACCTATGCTCAGTGCTCGACGTAG
- the LOC124305751 gene encoding glycine receptor subunit alpha-2 isoform X3: protein MESGPARATLNGVCRMSASLPLVLLLVLIYAAQAQRSLEFFDLLPEDPKLYDKMRPPKKDGQATVVYFHVTVMGLDSIDENSMTYAADIFFAQTWKDNRLRLPENMTSEYRLLEVDWLKNMWRPDSFFKNAKSVTFQTMTIPNHYLWLYKDKTILYMVKLTLKLSCAMNFLIYPHDTQECKLQMESLSHTTDEMIFQWDPDVPLVVDENIELPQLQLVKNYTADCTQVYSTGNFTCLEVVFVLKRRLGYYLFHTYVPTCLIVIMSWVSFWIKPEAAPARVTLGVTSLLTLSTQHAKSQASLPPVSYLKAVDAFMSVCTIFVFMALMEYCLVNIVLGDNDAPPAKPPPPPPPPSSASGPDATKLDKIFDIATKKSAAAPPPGPTPAQKARMRALNVDRVSRVFFPFLFAVLNVTYWIMFAKYI from the exons ATGGAGAGCGGTCCAGCTCGGGCTACTCTGAACGGCGTCTGCAGGATGAGTGCTTCTCTGCCGCTGGTTCTCTTACTTGTCCTCATCTATGCAGCCCAAGCTCA AAGGAGTTTGGAGTTCTTTGACCTCTTGCCAGAAGATCCAAAGTTATATGACAAGATGCGGCCACCAAAGAAAGACGGACAAGCAACTGTCGTCTATTTTCACGTAACAGTAATGGGTCTAGATTCTATAGACGAAAATTCTATG ACATATGCGGCAGATATATTTTTTGCCCAGACATGGAAAGACAACAGACTGCGACTTCCGGAAAATATGACTTCGGAATATAG GTTATTAGAAGTTGATTGGCTGAAAAACATGTGGAGACCGGATTCGTTTTTCAAGAATGCCAAATCCGTCACCTTCCAAACGATGACAATCCCCAATCACTATTTATGGCTTTACAAAGACAAGACTATTTTATACATGGTGAA GTTGACGCTCAAACTTTCCTGCGCCATGAACTTCTTGATCTATCCGCACGACACACAGGAATGCAAATTGCAAATGGAAAGTT TGTCGCATACCACGGATGAAATGATCTTTCAATGGGACCCTGACGTACCGCTGGTCGTTGATGAAAACATAGAACTGCCACAACTTCAGCTTGTGAAAAACTACACAGCTGATTGCACGCAAGTCTATTCCACCG GAAACTTTACATGCCTGGAAGTTGTCTTCGTGCTAAAACGGAGGCTGGGCTACTATCTCTTCCACACGTACGTTCCTACTTGCCTCATCGTAATCATGTCG TGGGTTTCGTTCTGGATAAAACCGGAAGCCGCACCGGCGAGAGTCACTCTTGGAGTGACGTCGCTCTTGACGCTTTCGACGCAGCATGCAAAGAGTCAGGCCTCTTTGCCTCCGGTATCATACCTCAAAGCAGTTGACGCCTTCATGTCTGTCTGCACAATATTCGTCTTCATGGCCTTGATGGAATACTGTCTGGTCAACATCGTACTCGGAGACAATGACGCTCCACCAGCCAAACCTCCaccacctcctcctccaccaAGCTCGGCCAGTGGCCCGGACGCCACGAAACTCGACAAGATCTTCGACATAGCAACCAAG AAGTCAGCCGCAGCGCCACCCCCCGGACCGACGCCGGCGCAAAAGGCACGGATGCGGGCCCTCAACGTCGACAGAGTATCCAGAGTGTTTTTTCCGTTCCTGTTCGCCGTGCTGAACGTCACCTACTGGATCATGTTCGCCAAGTACATCTAA
- the LOC124305751 gene encoding glycine receptor subunit alpha-2 isoform X2, which produces MESGPARATLNGVCRMSASLPLVLLLVLIYAAQAQSLEFFDLLPEDPKLYDKMRPPKKDGQATVVYFHVTVMGLDSIDENSMTYAADIFFAQTWKDNRLRLPENMTSEYRLLEVDWLKNMWRPDSFFKNAKSVTFQTMTIPNHYLWLYKDKTILYMVKYVPINYSTIVVRSRYLSWTDPLYSLICKNPEIVTSQQTPNIIIIRFRLTLKLSCAMNFLIYPHDTQECKLQMESLSHTTDEMIFQWDPDVPLVVDENIELPQLQLVKNYTADCTQVYSTGNFTCLEVVFVLKRRLGYYLFHTYVPTCLIVIMSWVSFWIKPEAAPARVTLGVTSLLTLSTQHAKSQASLPPVSYLKAVDAFMSVCTIFVFMALMEYCLVNIVLGDNDAPPAKPPPPPPPPSSASGPDATKLDKIFDIATKKSAAAPPPGPTPAQKARMRALNVDRVSRVFFPFLFAVLNVTYWIMFAKYI; this is translated from the exons ATGGAGAGCGGTCCAGCTCGGGCTACTCTGAACGGCGTCTGCAGGATGAGTGCTTCTCTGCCGCTGGTTCTCTTACTTGTCCTCATCTATGCAGCCCAAGCTCA GAGTTTGGAGTTCTTTGACCTCTTGCCAGAAGATCCAAAGTTATATGACAAGATGCGGCCACCAAAGAAAGACGGACAAGCAACTGTCGTCTATTTTCACGTAACAGTAATGGGTCTAGATTCTATAGACGAAAATTCTATG ACATATGCGGCAGATATATTTTTTGCCCAGACATGGAAAGACAACAGACTGCGACTTCCGGAAAATATGACTTCGGAATATAG GTTATTAGAAGTTGATTGGCTGAAAAACATGTGGAGACCGGATTCGTTTTTCAAGAATGCCAAATCCGTCACCTTCCAAACGATGACAATCCCCAATCACTATTTATGGCTTTACAAAGACAAGACTATTTTATACATGGTGAAGTATGTGCCGATCAATTATTCGACTATCGTTGTACGTTCCCGCTATCTGTCTTGGACCGACCCTCTGTATTCTCTTATCTGTAAAAACCCCGAAATAGTGACATCACAGCAAACACCAAACATCATCATCATTCGTTTTAGGTTGACGCTCAAACTTTCCTGCGCCATGAACTTCTTGATCTATCCGCACGACACACAGGAATGCAAATTGCAAATGGAAAGTT TGTCGCATACCACGGATGAAATGATCTTTCAATGGGACCCTGACGTACCGCTGGTCGTTGATGAAAACATAGAACTGCCACAACTTCAGCTTGTGAAAAACTACACAGCTGATTGCACGCAAGTCTATTCCACCG GAAACTTTACATGCCTGGAAGTTGTCTTCGTGCTAAAACGGAGGCTGGGCTACTATCTCTTCCACACGTACGTTCCTACTTGCCTCATCGTAATCATGTCG TGGGTTTCGTTCTGGATAAAACCGGAAGCCGCACCGGCGAGAGTCACTCTTGGAGTGACGTCGCTCTTGACGCTTTCGACGCAGCATGCAAAGAGTCAGGCCTCTTTGCCTCCGGTATCATACCTCAAAGCAGTTGACGCCTTCATGTCTGTCTGCACAATATTCGTCTTCATGGCCTTGATGGAATACTGTCTGGTCAACATCGTACTCGGAGACAATGACGCTCCACCAGCCAAACCTCCaccacctcctcctccaccaAGCTCGGCCAGTGGCCCGGACGCCACGAAACTCGACAAGATCTTCGACATAGCAACCAAG AAGTCAGCCGCAGCGCCACCCCCCGGACCGACGCCGGCGCAAAAGGCACGGATGCGGGCCCTCAACGTCGACAGAGTATCCAGAGTGTTTTTTCCGTTCCTGTTCGCCGTGCTGAACGTCACCTACTGGATCATGTTCGCCAAGTACATCTAA
- the LOC124305751 gene encoding glycine receptor subunit alpha-2 isoform X1 codes for MESGPARATLNGVCRMSASLPLVLLLVLIYAAQAQRSLEFFDLLPEDPKLYDKMRPPKKDGQATVVYFHVTVMGLDSIDENSMTYAADIFFAQTWKDNRLRLPENMTSEYRLLEVDWLKNMWRPDSFFKNAKSVTFQTMTIPNHYLWLYKDKTILYMVKYVPINYSTIVVRSRYLSWTDPLYSLICKNPEIVTSQQTPNIIIIRFRLTLKLSCAMNFLIYPHDTQECKLQMESLSHTTDEMIFQWDPDVPLVVDENIELPQLQLVKNYTADCTQVYSTGNFTCLEVVFVLKRRLGYYLFHTYVPTCLIVIMSWVSFWIKPEAAPARVTLGVTSLLTLSTQHAKSQASLPPVSYLKAVDAFMSVCTIFVFMALMEYCLVNIVLGDNDAPPAKPPPPPPPPSSASGPDATKLDKIFDIATKKSAAAPPPGPTPAQKARMRALNVDRVSRVFFPFLFAVLNVTYWIMFAKYI; via the exons ATGGAGAGCGGTCCAGCTCGGGCTACTCTGAACGGCGTCTGCAGGATGAGTGCTTCTCTGCCGCTGGTTCTCTTACTTGTCCTCATCTATGCAGCCCAAGCTCA AAGGAGTTTGGAGTTCTTTGACCTCTTGCCAGAAGATCCAAAGTTATATGACAAGATGCGGCCACCAAAGAAAGACGGACAAGCAACTGTCGTCTATTTTCACGTAACAGTAATGGGTCTAGATTCTATAGACGAAAATTCTATG ACATATGCGGCAGATATATTTTTTGCCCAGACATGGAAAGACAACAGACTGCGACTTCCGGAAAATATGACTTCGGAATATAG GTTATTAGAAGTTGATTGGCTGAAAAACATGTGGAGACCGGATTCGTTTTTCAAGAATGCCAAATCCGTCACCTTCCAAACGATGACAATCCCCAATCACTATTTATGGCTTTACAAAGACAAGACTATTTTATACATGGTGAAGTATGTGCCGATCAATTATTCGACTATCGTTGTACGTTCCCGCTATCTGTCTTGGACCGACCCTCTGTATTCTCTTATCTGTAAAAACCCCGAAATAGTGACATCACAGCAAACACCAAACATCATCATCATTCGTTTTAGGTTGACGCTCAAACTTTCCTGCGCCATGAACTTCTTGATCTATCCGCACGACACACAGGAATGCAAATTGCAAATGGAAAGTT TGTCGCATACCACGGATGAAATGATCTTTCAATGGGACCCTGACGTACCGCTGGTCGTTGATGAAAACATAGAACTGCCACAACTTCAGCTTGTGAAAAACTACACAGCTGATTGCACGCAAGTCTATTCCACCG GAAACTTTACATGCCTGGAAGTTGTCTTCGTGCTAAAACGGAGGCTGGGCTACTATCTCTTCCACACGTACGTTCCTACTTGCCTCATCGTAATCATGTCG TGGGTTTCGTTCTGGATAAAACCGGAAGCCGCACCGGCGAGAGTCACTCTTGGAGTGACGTCGCTCTTGACGCTTTCGACGCAGCATGCAAAGAGTCAGGCCTCTTTGCCTCCGGTATCATACCTCAAAGCAGTTGACGCCTTCATGTCTGTCTGCACAATATTCGTCTTCATGGCCTTGATGGAATACTGTCTGGTCAACATCGTACTCGGAGACAATGACGCTCCACCAGCCAAACCTCCaccacctcctcctccaccaAGCTCGGCCAGTGGCCCGGACGCCACGAAACTCGACAAGATCTTCGACATAGCAACCAAG AAGTCAGCCGCAGCGCCACCCCCCGGACCGACGCCGGCGCAAAAGGCACGGATGCGGGCCCTCAACGTCGACAGAGTATCCAGAGTGTTTTTTCCGTTCCTGTTCGCCGTGCTGAACGTCACCTACTGGATCATGTTCGCCAAGTACATCTAA
- the LOC124305751 gene encoding glycine receptor subunit alpha-3 isoform X4 has protein sequence MESGPARATLNGVCRMSASLPLVLLLVLIYAAQAQRSLEFFDLLPEDPKLYDKMRPPKKDGQATVVYFHVTVMGLDSIDENSMTYAADIFFAQTWKDNRLRLPENMTSEYRLLEVDWLKNMWRPDSFFKNAKSVTFQTMTIPNHYLWLYKDKTILYMVKYVPINYSTIVVRSRYLSWTDPLYSLICKNPEIVTSQQTPNIIIIRFRLTLKLSCAMNFLIYPHDTQECKLQMESLSHTTDEMIFQWDPDVPLVVDENIELPQLQLVKNYTADCTQVYSTDTDLNQAVFFSRKLYMPGSCLRAKTEAGLLSLPHVRSYLPHRNHVVGFVLDKTGSRTGESHSWSDVALDAFDAACKESGLFASGIIPQSS, from the exons ATGGAGAGCGGTCCAGCTCGGGCTACTCTGAACGGCGTCTGCAGGATGAGTGCTTCTCTGCCGCTGGTTCTCTTACTTGTCCTCATCTATGCAGCCCAAGCTCA AAGGAGTTTGGAGTTCTTTGACCTCTTGCCAGAAGATCCAAAGTTATATGACAAGATGCGGCCACCAAAGAAAGACGGACAAGCAACTGTCGTCTATTTTCACGTAACAGTAATGGGTCTAGATTCTATAGACGAAAATTCTATG ACATATGCGGCAGATATATTTTTTGCCCAGACATGGAAAGACAACAGACTGCGACTTCCGGAAAATATGACTTCGGAATATAG GTTATTAGAAGTTGATTGGCTGAAAAACATGTGGAGACCGGATTCGTTTTTCAAGAATGCCAAATCCGTCACCTTCCAAACGATGACAATCCCCAATCACTATTTATGGCTTTACAAAGACAAGACTATTTTATACATGGTGAAGTATGTGCCGATCAATTATTCGACTATCGTTGTACGTTCCCGCTATCTGTCTTGGACCGACCCTCTGTATTCTCTTATCTGTAAAAACCCCGAAATAGTGACATCACAGCAAACACCAAACATCATCATCATTCGTTTTAGGTTGACGCTCAAACTTTCCTGCGCCATGAACTTCTTGATCTATCCGCACGACACACAGGAATGCAAATTGCAAATGGAAAGTT TGTCGCATACCACGGATGAAATGATCTTTCAATGGGACCCTGACGTACCGCTGGTCGTTGATGAAAACATAGAACTGCCACAACTTCAGCTTGTGAAAAACTACACAGCTGATTGCACGCAAGTCTATTCCACCG ATACAGATTTGAACCAAGCAGTTTTCTTCTCCAGGAAACTTTACATGCCTGGAAGTTGTCTTCGTGCTAAAACGGAGGCTGGGCTACTATCTCTTCCACACGTACGTTCCTACTTGCCTCATCGTAATCATGTCG TGGGTTTCGTTCTGGATAAAACCGGAAGCCGCACCGGCGAGAGTCACTCTTGGAGTGACGTCGCTCTTGACGCTTTCGACGCAGCATGCAAAGAGTCAGGCCTCTTTGCCTCCGGTATCATACCTCAAAGCAGTTGA